In the genome of Lacerta agilis isolate rLacAgi1 chromosome 2, rLacAgi1.pri, whole genome shotgun sequence, one region contains:
- the NACA gene encoding nascent polypeptide-associated complex subunit alpha isoform X1, protein MPGEATETVPATEQELPQPQAETVTLPPVPGVPMEVMRTAEESKPVATKNPEVAGKGSQAGTALEPSAPATPNPFAGASEAPAACFSQLPVQAPAAVSGSSVSSAAHPPSSSHDANSPLAGLCPSSTPLAPTDLAASPGQLFSFVAPPSSFPTSVSPGSALPPSVPAVVTQIPSSPLKPPDLADAAQKVSPSSPSIAVGPVASAPASIISSGSLSSAHPATPVSPPQATSAGPVPQVPSCPIPAPFILPVAPVSPLVLGPTVLPVVSSTVPLSSPVSPTVPKPHTTMILPASPSRPNNSVTAPLSPLSFAVNTQGSTASPVPASSPVAPPGPPVGTACHPVTPPLAPIAGSAAPASCPLASVVCPGAPPLSPAGPAPRQLIPAGPPVKPASGPVAPVLAPVSSPAFVAPAEPAHAPLLPAGPSVKPASASAPVSGPVTLVGSASCPVSPVNKSVTPVLTPVSGSISLPVSQQVPAPILLAPAVPTVKPESPAPTSGPLTSAVPVSQPVAPVLPPPSAAVTPARPASSPVTPSLATASGPISSSDAPVGVAPRPLAPTASPLLPTSDPVAPPPGPVTPVGSASSPMAPPLPPPSGCVTPPIVASEVASKPQALAVLAVKPPPPSAPAPGPLTTAGPASSPSAPPPGPVAPAGPLPRSLASAVPPVKPDSPSVSASSSVAPGGPPPRPGAPLAEAVPLPLAPVSGSITSPVVAKLPASKQVAPTVPPMASPDSCPVAFHPMAPLLAPVPVPGVLASCPLASTGPVPMASSEVAPRSLVPVSSPVTPAGPASSPSIPTSGPVAPAVVPPRPLPSTGPPLKPASGPVVPSLAPPAVPEGVASKPVPPLKPTSPLSPTSGPVPPAVTLPKPLAPTGSAVKPPPSSQPVAPPLAPPVGPAGLVSKPVPPEKPASPLTPTPGPMAPVGPSSGPTPAPVPAPTPLAPAVPVAKPASPLAAAPEPLVPPVSPGVPASSPVPSTAPSMAPPVLPVTSAAGPKGPSVDSSVTVTPTASPKSPIVSASGSGASPVSPVVSPPGTVATTSPLAASTSSATPSTPTPLSLVTPASAVPFGSAALPLDVSQVPVTSAGDKAPPQKTTPLPLAPADLSVSATATSSLTQPASPVPPPTSPVKKLTPSAVLPKPSPVSPASGLASEVPPKPPTPVSTVIEDDELPPLIPPEVPAGEQPLQPILVDFSPKQAVALAEAPATAPPAPLPPPAKQPVLKNDKGSGTESDSDESVPELEEQDSTHATTQQAQLAAAAEIDEEPVSKAKQSRSEKKARKAMSKLGLRQVTGVTRVTIRKSKNILFVITKPDVYKSPASDTYIVFGEAKIEDLSQQAQLAAAEKFKVQGEAVSNIQENTQTPTVQEESEEEEVDETGVEVKDIELVMSQANVSRAKAVRALKNNSNDIVNAIMELTM, encoded by the exons ATGCCTGGTGAAGCCACAGAAACTGTTCCAGCAACAGAACAAGAGCTGCCACAGCCTCAGGCTGAGACAG TAACTCTACCCCCAGTTCCTGGGGTCCCCATGGAAGTGATGCGGACAGCTGAGGAGTCCAAACCAGTTGCCACCAAGAATCCTGAGGTGGCAGGCAAGGGTTCTCAGGCTGGGACTGCTCTGGAGCCATCAG CTCCTGCCACTCCAAACCCTTTTGCTGGTGCTTCTGAAGCACCTGCAGCCTGTTTTTCTCAGCTTCCTGTTCAAGCACCAG CTGCTGTTTCCGGCTCCTCTGTATCTAGCGCTGCCCACCCTCCCTCTTCATCCCATGATGCTAACTCTCCCCTTGCTGGACTCTGTCCTTCCAGTACTCCACTGGCACCTACTGACCTTGCTGCCTCACCTGGGCAGCTTTTCTCCTTTGtggctcctccttcctccttcccaacgTCAGTCTCTCCTGGCTCAGCCTTGCCTCCTAGTGTCCCAGCTGTGGTGACCCagattccttcctctcccctgaAGCCTCCGGATCTGGCTGATGCTGCACAAAAAGTTAGCCCCTCGTCTCCCAGCATTGCAGTTGGGCCTGTAGCTTCTGCCCCAGCCTCAATAATTTCCTCTGGGTCTCTTAGTTCAGCTCATCCAGCTACCCCTGTGAGCCCACCACAGGCAACATCTGCAGGCCCAGTTCCTCAGGTGCCATCGTGTCCTATTCCAGCTCCTTTCATTCTCCCAGTTGCTCCCGTTTCTCCTCTGGTCCTTGGACCCACTGTTCTCCCTGTTGTCTCAAGCACAGTTCCTCTCAGCTCTCCTGTCAGTCCCACAGTCCCTAAGCCTCATACCACTATGATACTGCCTGCTTCTCCTTCTAGACCCAATAATTCTGTTACAGCACCTCTTTCTCCTCTATCCTTTGCAGTGAATACTCAAGGCTCTACAGCCTCTCCAGTGCCAGCATCTAGTCCTGTGGCACCCCCAGGGCCACCTGTGGGAACTGCTTGCCACCCTGTGACTCCTCCTTTGGCACCTATAGCTGGCTCTGCAGCACCTGCTTCCTGCCCCTTGGCTTCTGTGGTGTGTCCTGGTGCCCCTCCTTTGTCCCCAGCAGGGCCTGCTCCTAGACAACTGATACCTGCAGGGCCACCTGTGAAACCTGCTTCTGGCCCTGTGGCTCCTGTTTTGGCACCTGTTTCTAGCCCTGCATTTGTGGCTCCAGCAGAGCCTGCTCATGCACCCCTGCTACCTGCAGGGCCATCTGTGAAACCTGCTTCTGCTTCAGCACCTGTTTCTGGCCCTGTGACCCTAGTGGGGTCTGCTTCTTGTCCTGTATCACCCGTTAATAAGTCTGTGACTCCTGTTTTGACACCTGTTTCTGGTTCTATTTCCCTTCCTGTATCCCAACAAGTACCTGCTCCTATTCTGTTGGCACCTGCAGTACCAACAGTGAAACCTGAATCTCCAGCACCTACTTCTGGCCCTCTAACTTCAGCTGTGCCTGTTTCCCAGCCTGTGGCCCCTGTTCTGCCCCCTCCTTCTGCTGCTGTAACCCCAGCAAGGCCTGCTTCTAGTCCTGTGACTCCTTCTTTGGCTACTGCTTCAGGACCTATATCTTCTTCTGATGCTCCAGTAGGAGTCGCTCCTCGACCATTGGCACCCACAGCTTCTCCTTTGCTACCAACTTCTGAtcctgtggctcctcctcctggccCTGTGACTCCAGTGGGGTCTGCCTCTAGTCCCATGGCTCCTCCTTTGCCACCTCCTTCTGGATGTGTAACTCCTCCTATAGTTGCATCAGAGGTTGCTTCTAAGCCGCAAGCACTTGCAGTGCTGGCTGTGAAACCACCACCTCCATCAGCACCTGCACCTGGTCCTTTAACCACAGCAGGGCCTGCTTCTAGTCCTTCGGCACCTCCTCCTGGACCTGTGGCCCCAGCAGGGCCTCTTCCTAGATCATTGGCATCTGCGGTGCCACCTGTGAAACCAGATTCCCCTTCGGTTTCTGCTTCTAGCTCTGTGGCCCCAGGAGGACCGCCCCCTAGACCTGGGGCACCTCTTGCCGAAGCTGTGCCTCTTCCTTTGGCACCTGTTTCTGGCTCCATAACCTCTCCTGTGGTTGCAAAACTACCTGCATCCAAACAAGTGGCACCTACAGTTCCACCTATGGCATCTCCTGATTCTTGCCCTGTGGCTTTTCATCCCATGGCTCCTCTTCTGGCACCTGTGCCTGTTCCTGGGGTTCTTGCTTCCTGTCCCTTGGCCTCAACAGGGCCCGTTCCTATGGCATCATCAGAAGTAGCTCCCAGATCACTGGTGCCTGTATCTAGTCCTGTCACCCCAGCAGGGCCTGCATCTAGTCCTTCGATCCCTACTTCTGGACCTGTGGCCCCAGCAGTGGTCCCTCCTAGACCACTTCCCTCCACAGGGCCACCTCTGAAACCTGCTTCTGGCCCTGTGGTTCCGTCTTTGGCACCTCCTGCAGTACCAGAAGGGGTTGCTTCTAAGCCAGTGCCACCTTTGAAACCTACTTCACCTTTGTCACCTACTTCTGGTCCTGTGCCCCCAGCAGTGACCCTTCCTAAGCCACTGGCCCCCACAGGCTCAGCAGTGAAACCTCCTCCTTCATCCCAGCCTGTGGCTCCTCCTCTGGCACCTCCTGTGGGCCCAGCAGGGCTTGTTTCTAAGCCAGTGCCTCCTGAAAAACCTGCATCTCCTTTGACACCTACACCTGGCCCTATGGCCCCAGTAGGGCCTTCTTCTGGTCCTACACCTGCCCCTGTGCCTGCTCCTACCCCTTTGGCACCTGCGGTGCCTGTTGCAAAACCCGCTTCTCCTTTGGCAGCTGCACCTGAGCCCTTAGTTCCCCCTGTATCCCCAGGTGTGCCTGCCTCTAGCCCTGTACCCTCAACAGCTCCCTCAATGGCCCCTCCAGTTCTCCCTGTAACTTCTGCTGCTGGTCCCAAAGGCCCTTCTGTAGACTCCTCTGTAACTGTGACCCCCACTGCTTCCCCTAAGTCTCCTATTGTTTCTGCTTCTGGCTCAGGAGCCTCCCCAGTGTCACCTGTTGTGTCTCCTCCTGGCACTGTGGCCACCACTTCCCCACTGGCTGCTTCTACATCCTCTGCCACCCCGAGCACTCCTACCCCTCTTTCTCTGGTGACCCCTGCCTCTGCTGTCCCTTTTGGCTCTGCTGCCTTGCCCTTGGATGTGTCCCAGGTCCCTGTCACCTCTGCTGGGGATAAGGCACCTCCACAAAAAACAACACCTTTGCCTCTTGCACCTGCTGATCTTTCTGTCTCTGCCACAGCTACAAGCAGTCTCACTCAGCCTGCTTCCCCTGTGCCACCTCCTACTTCCCCTGTAAAAAAGCTAACACCCTCTGCTGTGCTTCCTAAGCCATCACCAGTTTCACCTGCATCTGGTCTAGCATCTGAAGTGCCACCCAAACCCCCCACTCCTGTCTCTACTGTCATTGAAGACGACGAGTTGCCGCCTTTGATCCCTCCAGAGGTGCCTGCTGGGGAGCAACCTCTGCAGCCAATCCTGGTGGATTTCTCTCCCAAACAAGCTGTGGCCCTTGCTGAGGCCCCAGCAactgctcctcctgctcctcttcctcctcctgccaaaCAGCCTGTCCTGAAGAATGACAAGG GGTCTGGAACAGAATCTGACAGCGATGAATCAGTGCCAGAACTTGAAGAACAGGACTCCACGCATGCCACAACACAGCAGGCACAG cttgcagcagcagctgaaataGATGAAGAACCAGTTAGCAAAGCAAAACAGAGTCGGAGTGAAAAGAAAGCACGGAAG GCAATGTCCAAGCTTGGCCTTCGTCAAGTCACAGGTGTAACCAGGGTTACAATCCGGAAATCCAAGAACATCCTGTTTGTCATCACCAAGCCAGATGTCTACAAAAGTCCTGCATCAGATACCTATATAGTATTCGGTGAAGCAAAG ATTGAAGATCTCTCACAGCAAGCACAGCTGGCTGCTGCAGAGAAATTCAAAGTGCAAGGAGAAGCCGTTTCAAACATTCAGGAAAACACACAGACTCCCACTGTACAAGAGGAGAGTGAAGAGGAAGAG GTTGATGAGACTGGTGTCGAGGTGAAAGACATTGAATTAGTGATGTCCCAAGCGAATGTTTCCCGGGCAAAAGCGGTTCGCGCCCTGAAGAATAACAGTAACGATATTGTAAACGCTATTATG GAGTTGACGATGTAG
- the NACA gene encoding nascent polypeptide-associated complex subunit alpha isoform X9: MPGEATETVPATEQELPQPQAETVPGVPMEVMRTAEESKPVATKNPEVAGKGSQAGTALEPSGSGTESDSDESVPELEEQDSTHATTQQAQLAAAAEIDEEPVSKAKQSRSEKKARKAMSKLGLRQVTGVTRVTIRKSKNILFVITKPDVYKSPASDTYIVFGEAKIEDLSQQAQLAAAEKFKVQGEAVSNIQENTQTPTVQEESEEEEVDETGVEVKDIELVMSQANVSRAKAVRALKNNSNDIVNAIMELTM, encoded by the exons ATGCCTGGTGAAGCCACAGAAACTGTTCCAGCAACAGAACAAGAGCTGCCACAGCCTCAGGCTGAGACAG TTCCTGGGGTCCCCATGGAAGTGATGCGGACAGCTGAGGAGTCCAAACCAGTTGCCACCAAGAATCCTGAGGTGGCAGGCAAGGGTTCTCAGGCTGGGACTGCTCTGGAGCCATCAG GGTCTGGAACAGAATCTGACAGCGATGAATCAGTGCCAGAACTTGAAGAACAGGACTCCACGCATGCCACAACACAGCAGGCACAG cttgcagcagcagctgaaataGATGAAGAACCAGTTAGCAAAGCAAAACAGAGTCGGAGTGAAAAGAAAGCACGGAAG GCAATGTCCAAGCTTGGCCTTCGTCAAGTCACAGGTGTAACCAGGGTTACAATCCGGAAATCCAAGAACATCCTGTTTGTCATCACCAAGCCAGATGTCTACAAAAGTCCTGCATCAGATACCTATATAGTATTCGGTGAAGCAAAG ATTGAAGATCTCTCACAGCAAGCACAGCTGGCTGCTGCAGAGAAATTCAAAGTGCAAGGAGAAGCCGTTTCAAACATTCAGGAAAACACACAGACTCCCACTGTACAAGAGGAGAGTGAAGAGGAAGAG GTTGATGAGACTGGTGTCGAGGTGAAAGACATTGAATTAGTGATGTCCCAAGCGAATGTTTCCCGGGCAAAAGCGGTTCGCGCCCTGAAGAATAACAGTAACGATATTGTAAACGCTATTATG GAGTTGACGATGTAG
- the NACA gene encoding nascent polypeptide-associated complex subunit alpha isoform X10 — MPGEATETVPATEQELPQPQAETGSGTESDSDESVPELEEQDSTHATTQQAQLAAAAEIDEEPVSKAKQSRSEKKARKAMSKLGLRQVTGVTRVTIRKSKNILFVITKPDVYKSPASDTYIVFGEAKIEDLSQQAQLAAAEKFKVQGEAVSNIQENTQTPTVQEESEEEEVDETGVEVKDIELVMSQANVSRAKAVRALKNNSNDIVNAIMELTM, encoded by the exons ATGCCTGGTGAAGCCACAGAAACTGTTCCAGCAACAGAACAAGAGCTGCCACAGCCTCAGGCTGAGACAG GGTCTGGAACAGAATCTGACAGCGATGAATCAGTGCCAGAACTTGAAGAACAGGACTCCACGCATGCCACAACACAGCAGGCACAG cttgcagcagcagctgaaataGATGAAGAACCAGTTAGCAAAGCAAAACAGAGTCGGAGTGAAAAGAAAGCACGGAAG GCAATGTCCAAGCTTGGCCTTCGTCAAGTCACAGGTGTAACCAGGGTTACAATCCGGAAATCCAAGAACATCCTGTTTGTCATCACCAAGCCAGATGTCTACAAAAGTCCTGCATCAGATACCTATATAGTATTCGGTGAAGCAAAG ATTGAAGATCTCTCACAGCAAGCACAGCTGGCTGCTGCAGAGAAATTCAAAGTGCAAGGAGAAGCCGTTTCAAACATTCAGGAAAACACACAGACTCCCACTGTACAAGAGGAGAGTGAAGAGGAAGAG GTTGATGAGACTGGTGTCGAGGTGAAAGACATTGAATTAGTGATGTCCCAAGCGAATGTTTCCCGGGCAAAAGCGGTTCGCGCCCTGAAGAATAACAGTAACGATATTGTAAACGCTATTATG GAGTTGACGATGTAG
- the NACA gene encoding nascent polypeptide-associated complex subunit alpha isoform X2, with the protein MPGEATETVPATEQELPQPQAETVPGVPMEVMRTAEESKPVATKNPEVAGKGSQAGTALEPSAPATPNPFAGASEAPAACFSQLPVQAPAAVSGSSVSSAAHPPSSSHDANSPLAGLCPSSTPLAPTDLAASPGQLFSFVAPPSSFPTSVSPGSALPPSVPAVVTQIPSSPLKPPDLADAAQKVSPSSPSIAVGPVASAPASIISSGSLSSAHPATPVSPPQATSAGPVPQVPSCPIPAPFILPVAPVSPLVLGPTVLPVVSSTVPLSSPVSPTVPKPHTTMILPASPSRPNNSVTAPLSPLSFAVNTQGSTASPVPASSPVAPPGPPVGTACHPVTPPLAPIAGSAAPASCPLASVVCPGAPPLSPAGPAPRQLIPAGPPVKPASGPVAPVLAPVSSPAFVAPAEPAHAPLLPAGPSVKPASASAPVSGPVTLVGSASCPVSPVNKSVTPVLTPVSGSISLPVSQQVPAPILLAPAVPTVKPESPAPTSGPLTSAVPVSQPVAPVLPPPSAAVTPARPASSPVTPSLATASGPISSSDAPVGVAPRPLAPTASPLLPTSDPVAPPPGPVTPVGSASSPMAPPLPPPSGCVTPPIVASEVASKPQALAVLAVKPPPPSAPAPGPLTTAGPASSPSAPPPGPVAPAGPLPRSLASAVPPVKPDSPSVSASSSVAPGGPPPRPGAPLAEAVPLPLAPVSGSITSPVVAKLPASKQVAPTVPPMASPDSCPVAFHPMAPLLAPVPVPGVLASCPLASTGPVPMASSEVAPRSLVPVSSPVTPAGPASSPSIPTSGPVAPAVVPPRPLPSTGPPLKPASGPVVPSLAPPAVPEGVASKPVPPLKPTSPLSPTSGPVPPAVTLPKPLAPTGSAVKPPPSSQPVAPPLAPPVGPAGLVSKPVPPEKPASPLTPTPGPMAPVGPSSGPTPAPVPAPTPLAPAVPVAKPASPLAAAPEPLVPPVSPGVPASSPVPSTAPSMAPPVLPVTSAAGPKGPSVDSSVTVTPTASPKSPIVSASGSGASPVSPVVSPPGTVATTSPLAASTSSATPSTPTPLSLVTPASAVPFGSAALPLDVSQVPVTSAGDKAPPQKTTPLPLAPADLSVSATATSSLTQPASPVPPPTSPVKKLTPSAVLPKPSPVSPASGLASEVPPKPPTPVSTVIEDDELPPLIPPEVPAGEQPLQPILVDFSPKQAVALAEAPATAPPAPLPPPAKQPVLKNDKGSGTESDSDESVPELEEQDSTHATTQQAQLAAAAEIDEEPVSKAKQSRSEKKARKAMSKLGLRQVTGVTRVTIRKSKNILFVITKPDVYKSPASDTYIVFGEAKIEDLSQQAQLAAAEKFKVQGEAVSNIQENTQTPTVQEESEEEEVDETGVEVKDIELVMSQANVSRAKAVRALKNNSNDIVNAIMELTM; encoded by the exons ATGCCTGGTGAAGCCACAGAAACTGTTCCAGCAACAGAACAAGAGCTGCCACAGCCTCAGGCTGAGACAG TTCCTGGGGTCCCCATGGAAGTGATGCGGACAGCTGAGGAGTCCAAACCAGTTGCCACCAAGAATCCTGAGGTGGCAGGCAAGGGTTCTCAGGCTGGGACTGCTCTGGAGCCATCAG CTCCTGCCACTCCAAACCCTTTTGCTGGTGCTTCTGAAGCACCTGCAGCCTGTTTTTCTCAGCTTCCTGTTCAAGCACCAG CTGCTGTTTCCGGCTCCTCTGTATCTAGCGCTGCCCACCCTCCCTCTTCATCCCATGATGCTAACTCTCCCCTTGCTGGACTCTGTCCTTCCAGTACTCCACTGGCACCTACTGACCTTGCTGCCTCACCTGGGCAGCTTTTCTCCTTTGtggctcctccttcctccttcccaacgTCAGTCTCTCCTGGCTCAGCCTTGCCTCCTAGTGTCCCAGCTGTGGTGACCCagattccttcctctcccctgaAGCCTCCGGATCTGGCTGATGCTGCACAAAAAGTTAGCCCCTCGTCTCCCAGCATTGCAGTTGGGCCTGTAGCTTCTGCCCCAGCCTCAATAATTTCCTCTGGGTCTCTTAGTTCAGCTCATCCAGCTACCCCTGTGAGCCCACCACAGGCAACATCTGCAGGCCCAGTTCCTCAGGTGCCATCGTGTCCTATTCCAGCTCCTTTCATTCTCCCAGTTGCTCCCGTTTCTCCTCTGGTCCTTGGACCCACTGTTCTCCCTGTTGTCTCAAGCACAGTTCCTCTCAGCTCTCCTGTCAGTCCCACAGTCCCTAAGCCTCATACCACTATGATACTGCCTGCTTCTCCTTCTAGACCCAATAATTCTGTTACAGCACCTCTTTCTCCTCTATCCTTTGCAGTGAATACTCAAGGCTCTACAGCCTCTCCAGTGCCAGCATCTAGTCCTGTGGCACCCCCAGGGCCACCTGTGGGAACTGCTTGCCACCCTGTGACTCCTCCTTTGGCACCTATAGCTGGCTCTGCAGCACCTGCTTCCTGCCCCTTGGCTTCTGTGGTGTGTCCTGGTGCCCCTCCTTTGTCCCCAGCAGGGCCTGCTCCTAGACAACTGATACCTGCAGGGCCACCTGTGAAACCTGCTTCTGGCCCTGTGGCTCCTGTTTTGGCACCTGTTTCTAGCCCTGCATTTGTGGCTCCAGCAGAGCCTGCTCATGCACCCCTGCTACCTGCAGGGCCATCTGTGAAACCTGCTTCTGCTTCAGCACCTGTTTCTGGCCCTGTGACCCTAGTGGGGTCTGCTTCTTGTCCTGTATCACCCGTTAATAAGTCTGTGACTCCTGTTTTGACACCTGTTTCTGGTTCTATTTCCCTTCCTGTATCCCAACAAGTACCTGCTCCTATTCTGTTGGCACCTGCAGTACCAACAGTGAAACCTGAATCTCCAGCACCTACTTCTGGCCCTCTAACTTCAGCTGTGCCTGTTTCCCAGCCTGTGGCCCCTGTTCTGCCCCCTCCTTCTGCTGCTGTAACCCCAGCAAGGCCTGCTTCTAGTCCTGTGACTCCTTCTTTGGCTACTGCTTCAGGACCTATATCTTCTTCTGATGCTCCAGTAGGAGTCGCTCCTCGACCATTGGCACCCACAGCTTCTCCTTTGCTACCAACTTCTGAtcctgtggctcctcctcctggccCTGTGACTCCAGTGGGGTCTGCCTCTAGTCCCATGGCTCCTCCTTTGCCACCTCCTTCTGGATGTGTAACTCCTCCTATAGTTGCATCAGAGGTTGCTTCTAAGCCGCAAGCACTTGCAGTGCTGGCTGTGAAACCACCACCTCCATCAGCACCTGCACCTGGTCCTTTAACCACAGCAGGGCCTGCTTCTAGTCCTTCGGCACCTCCTCCTGGACCTGTGGCCCCAGCAGGGCCTCTTCCTAGATCATTGGCATCTGCGGTGCCACCTGTGAAACCAGATTCCCCTTCGGTTTCTGCTTCTAGCTCTGTGGCCCCAGGAGGACCGCCCCCTAGACCTGGGGCACCTCTTGCCGAAGCTGTGCCTCTTCCTTTGGCACCTGTTTCTGGCTCCATAACCTCTCCTGTGGTTGCAAAACTACCTGCATCCAAACAAGTGGCACCTACAGTTCCACCTATGGCATCTCCTGATTCTTGCCCTGTGGCTTTTCATCCCATGGCTCCTCTTCTGGCACCTGTGCCTGTTCCTGGGGTTCTTGCTTCCTGTCCCTTGGCCTCAACAGGGCCCGTTCCTATGGCATCATCAGAAGTAGCTCCCAGATCACTGGTGCCTGTATCTAGTCCTGTCACCCCAGCAGGGCCTGCATCTAGTCCTTCGATCCCTACTTCTGGACCTGTGGCCCCAGCAGTGGTCCCTCCTAGACCACTTCCCTCCACAGGGCCACCTCTGAAACCTGCTTCTGGCCCTGTGGTTCCGTCTTTGGCACCTCCTGCAGTACCAGAAGGGGTTGCTTCTAAGCCAGTGCCACCTTTGAAACCTACTTCACCTTTGTCACCTACTTCTGGTCCTGTGCCCCCAGCAGTGACCCTTCCTAAGCCACTGGCCCCCACAGGCTCAGCAGTGAAACCTCCTCCTTCATCCCAGCCTGTGGCTCCTCCTCTGGCACCTCCTGTGGGCCCAGCAGGGCTTGTTTCTAAGCCAGTGCCTCCTGAAAAACCTGCATCTCCTTTGACACCTACACCTGGCCCTATGGCCCCAGTAGGGCCTTCTTCTGGTCCTACACCTGCCCCTGTGCCTGCTCCTACCCCTTTGGCACCTGCGGTGCCTGTTGCAAAACCCGCTTCTCCTTTGGCAGCTGCACCTGAGCCCTTAGTTCCCCCTGTATCCCCAGGTGTGCCTGCCTCTAGCCCTGTACCCTCAACAGCTCCCTCAATGGCCCCTCCAGTTCTCCCTGTAACTTCTGCTGCTGGTCCCAAAGGCCCTTCTGTAGACTCCTCTGTAACTGTGACCCCCACTGCTTCCCCTAAGTCTCCTATTGTTTCTGCTTCTGGCTCAGGAGCCTCCCCAGTGTCACCTGTTGTGTCTCCTCCTGGCACTGTGGCCACCACTTCCCCACTGGCTGCTTCTACATCCTCTGCCACCCCGAGCACTCCTACCCCTCTTTCTCTGGTGACCCCTGCCTCTGCTGTCCCTTTTGGCTCTGCTGCCTTGCCCTTGGATGTGTCCCAGGTCCCTGTCACCTCTGCTGGGGATAAGGCACCTCCACAAAAAACAACACCTTTGCCTCTTGCACCTGCTGATCTTTCTGTCTCTGCCACAGCTACAAGCAGTCTCACTCAGCCTGCTTCCCCTGTGCCACCTCCTACTTCCCCTGTAAAAAAGCTAACACCCTCTGCTGTGCTTCCTAAGCCATCACCAGTTTCACCTGCATCTGGTCTAGCATCTGAAGTGCCACCCAAACCCCCCACTCCTGTCTCTACTGTCATTGAAGACGACGAGTTGCCGCCTTTGATCCCTCCAGAGGTGCCTGCTGGGGAGCAACCTCTGCAGCCAATCCTGGTGGATTTCTCTCCCAAACAAGCTGTGGCCCTTGCTGAGGCCCCAGCAactgctcctcctgctcctcttcctcctcctgccaaaCAGCCTGTCCTGAAGAATGACAAGG GGTCTGGAACAGAATCTGACAGCGATGAATCAGTGCCAGAACTTGAAGAACAGGACTCCACGCATGCCACAACACAGCAGGCACAG cttgcagcagcagctgaaataGATGAAGAACCAGTTAGCAAAGCAAAACAGAGTCGGAGTGAAAAGAAAGCACGGAAG GCAATGTCCAAGCTTGGCCTTCGTCAAGTCACAGGTGTAACCAGGGTTACAATCCGGAAATCCAAGAACATCCTGTTTGTCATCACCAAGCCAGATGTCTACAAAAGTCCTGCATCAGATACCTATATAGTATTCGGTGAAGCAAAG ATTGAAGATCTCTCACAGCAAGCACAGCTGGCTGCTGCAGAGAAATTCAAAGTGCAAGGAGAAGCCGTTTCAAACATTCAGGAAAACACACAGACTCCCACTGTACAAGAGGAGAGTGAAGAGGAAGAG GTTGATGAGACTGGTGTCGAGGTGAAAGACATTGAATTAGTGATGTCCCAAGCGAATGTTTCCCGGGCAAAAGCGGTTCGCGCCCTGAAGAATAACAGTAACGATATTGTAAACGCTATTATG GAGTTGACGATGTAG